A window of the Loxodonta africana isolate mLoxAfr1 chromosome 3, mLoxAfr1.hap2, whole genome shotgun sequence genome harbors these coding sequences:
- the TMEM51 gene encoding transmembrane protein 51 encodes MMAQSKANGSHYALTAIGLGMLVLGVIMAMWNLVPGFSATEKPTGQGNNKTEIGSGILKSKTFSVAYVLVGAGVMLLLLSICLSIRDKRKQQHGEEIAGIQPQAGAVPRVQEEDSQEEEEVTSRYYVPSYEEVMNRDYSGARELDQNPRMSMSLPSYESLTGLDETMPTTTRADVETSPGNPPDRQNSKLAKRLKPLKVRRIKSEKLHLKDFRINLPDKNVPPPSIEPLTPPPQYDEVQEKAPDARPPD; translated from the exons ATGATGGCCCAGTCCAAAGCCAACGGCTCACACTATGCACTGACTGCCATCGGCCTGGGCATGCTGGTCCTAGGGGTCATCATGGCCATGTGGAACCTGGTGCCGGGGTTCAGTGCCACAGAAAAGCCGACGGGCCAGGGGAACAACAAGACCGAGATAGGCAGTGGCATTCTCAAGAGCAAGACCTTCTCTGTGGCCTATGTGCTGGTTGGGGCCGgggtgatgctgctgctgctctcCATCTGCCTGAGCATCCGGGACAAGAGGAAGCAGCAGCACGGCGAGGAGATCGCAGGGATCCAGCCCCAGGCAGGGGCCGTGCCTCGCGTCCAGGAGGAAGACAG ccaggaggaggaagaggtcaCCTCAAGGTACTACGTTCCCAGTTATGAGGAAGTGATGAACAGAGACTACTCTGGAGCAAGGGAATTGGACCAGAACCCCAGGATGAGCATGTCCCTCCCCTCCTACGAGTCCTTGACAGGGCTGGACGAGACGATGCCCACCACCACTAGGGCAGACGTGGAAACCAGCCCGGGGAACCCGCCCGACAGACAGAACTCCAAGCTGGCCAAACGCCTGAAGCCTCTGAAAGTTCGAAGGATTAAATCCGAAAAGCTTCACCTCAAAGACTTTAGGATCAACCTCCCAGACAAGAACGTGCCTCCTCCCTCCATCGAGCCCCTGACCCCTCCTCCCCAGTACGACGAGGTCCAGGAGAAGGCCCCAGATGCCCGGCCACCCGACTGA